The Thiorhodovibrio litoralis genome includes a window with the following:
- a CDS encoding PAS domain S-box protein yields the protein MHFPKLRTIATTRVITLPASASLAEAARTMRKHNIRSVVVRLEPGYRLLLSSRLLAFQTQGVALSKTLAELDLPEPALRAPDETVLEGLNAIRTPAEHICLVDAAGTLLGIVSYSDLAASLDPSMLAETQSLGELIQGLQPLTVDEGPRVREVMQRMHLGQFTACIVLRDEQPVGILTQRDLVALISSSADLDQPIGACMTAPVKTLSRDTTISEALRVCRAQHIKRVVVVDAEQRFTGLVGQRDLVSLYYNHWFNLLKEHQAELDQLNRELSTQHQTLKREERRFRALFDHYPDATLLIDLADGTTLEFNAKAYQQLGYSAEEFARLRISDYEARETPEETARHIQKILDQGFDEFRTQHRRKDGQLIDVSVTASLLDLDDQQCLLAVFRDISARKQAKQRLRDSEERLKLATEAAQIGIWDYDIAHDRLLWDARMFSLYGIDPEHFGERFADWAATVLPESLSVVEGAFRALIEKDEPFEVQFQIRRPSDGAIRHLRGLARAMRDDQGQAVRVVGVNEDISERVRATRRLAVEEAKFRTLFELSPVGIAMNDFHTGQWLEFNRAVHEPAGYSPEEFRRLAYWDVTPSAYKADEERALESLRATGAYGPYEKEYIHKDGHRYPVLLNGFKTTDAEGREVIWSIVQDISALKQAEQGIKEREQRLKQLAAHSRTVTWEVDAQGCYTYVSEVARLVWGYAPEELIHRHHFYDLHPEAERAAFKAAVFAAFARHETFTGLLNPVIHQDGRVLWMSTHAFPVVNDQGDLLSYRGSDLDVTDSVLAKRALEAEKERFQGIFEQTGSGVAVYQPVDDGEDFVFTQYNSAAERMDQTRREAVIGRRLSECFPGAEAMGLLALLRRVARTGDSEHVPISVYQHEDLKVWRENTVFKLSSGEVVAVYNDLTGIKQAQETAERANHAKSQFLANMSHEIRTPMNAVIGLSDLLLHTPLDPKQRDYLGKIRDSSRMLLGIINDILDYSKIEAGKLELDPQPFRLEDLLDQLRTLFAAAADACGIELIFELAIDHPCTLVGDALRLAQVLTNLLGNAIKFTEQGQVCLAIREQEVTDADMALEFAVSDTGIGIAPAQLKRLFHAFSQADTSTTRKYGGTGLGLVISQRLVERMDGELRVESSAGEGSTFFFHIRLPLAADADADLGADPASLALEAGARVLVVDDHAAARTLLRDMLESQGAVVEEADSGAAAIAAVQRAEQAKTPFALILMDWKMPGELDGIQTLERLQALRERGELSQGVIPALIVSAYNADELEPHASLYGAFVSKPITPRALFNAINQARSGADRRAEVPARAAPNFRHHSVLLVEDNPLNQEVARAILERTGVRVILAENGREAVDQFAQHGEDIDLILMDLQMPVMDGFEASQRIREHDKTIPIIALSAAVMEDDRTRAAAAGMNDHLAKPIDSQALLATLGQWLRAGDNPVEAADRPVAAPSAVAHQQPAQPPAHSTAQPTAFTAIDSVIDSAIDTGGGLKRFEGDQALYLRTLHGLRAQLDGELSALPEALANPDDPLTKRLLHTLKGLAAMVGANTLAERAATLETRLRDHGRPRDEDIRAFAQALSKVREQLEQLPQPVARERARKETPHNPEAEPLTEPLAEPLAETIATVLRALSQGELIDDAPMAVILDHLARQVDPAAAQELQARIEQFEHDEAAELLRQLAARAGIQFKHTD from the coding sequence ATGCATTTCCCCAAACTGCGCACTATCGCCACCACCAGGGTTATCACCCTGCCGGCCAGCGCCAGCCTCGCCGAGGCGGCCCGGACCATGCGCAAACACAACATTCGCAGCGTGGTGGTCCGGCTCGAACCCGGCTATCGCTTGCTGCTGTCCAGCCGCCTGTTGGCATTTCAGACTCAGGGGGTGGCGCTGTCGAAGACACTCGCGGAGCTGGATCTGCCCGAGCCGGCCCTGCGCGCGCCCGACGAAACAGTGCTGGAGGGGCTCAATGCCATTCGCACCCCGGCCGAGCACATCTGTCTGGTCGATGCGGCGGGCACGCTCCTGGGCATTGTCAGCTACAGCGATCTCGCCGCCAGCCTCGACCCCAGCATGCTGGCCGAGACCCAGAGCCTGGGCGAGTTGATTCAGGGCCTGCAACCGCTCACCGTCGATGAAGGCCCGCGTGTGCGTGAGGTGATGCAACGCATGCATCTCGGCCAGTTCACCGCCTGCATTGTCTTGCGCGATGAGCAGCCCGTGGGCATTCTCACCCAGCGCGACCTGGTGGCCTTGATCAGCTCCAGCGCTGATCTCGACCAGCCCATCGGGGCCTGCATGACCGCACCGGTCAAGACCCTGAGCCGCGACACCACCATCTCCGAGGCGCTGCGCGTCTGCCGTGCGCAGCACATCAAGCGGGTGGTTGTTGTGGATGCCGAGCAGCGCTTCACCGGCCTGGTCGGCCAGCGCGATCTGGTCAGCCTCTACTACAACCACTGGTTCAATCTGCTCAAGGAGCATCAAGCAGAACTCGATCAGCTCAACCGGGAACTCAGCACTCAGCATCAGACGCTCAAGCGTGAGGAGCGGCGCTTTCGTGCGCTGTTCGATCACTACCCGGATGCCACCCTGCTGATTGATCTGGCCGATGGCACCACGCTTGAATTCAATGCCAAGGCCTATCAACAGTTGGGCTACAGCGCCGAGGAATTCGCCCGCCTGCGCATCAGCGACTACGAGGCGCGGGAAACGCCCGAGGAAACCGCGCGCCACATTCAAAAGATTCTGGATCAGGGCTTCGATGAGTTCCGCACCCAGCATCGGCGCAAGGATGGCCAGTTGATTGATGTCAGTGTCACCGCGAGCCTGTTGGACCTGGACGATCAACAATGCCTGCTCGCCGTGTTTCGCGACATCAGCGCCCGCAAGCAAGCCAAACAGCGCCTGCGCGATAGCGAAGAGCGCCTCAAGCTGGCGACCGAGGCCGCGCAAATCGGCATCTGGGACTATGACATCGCCCATGACCGGCTGTTGTGGGACGCGCGCATGTTCAGCCTCTATGGCATTGATCCCGAGCATTTCGGCGAGCGATTCGCCGACTGGGCCGCGACCGTCTTGCCCGAGAGTCTGAGCGTGGTCGAAGGCGCCTTCCGCGCGCTCATTGAGAAAGACGAACCCTTCGAGGTGCAGTTTCAGATCCGCCGCCCGAGTGATGGCGCCATCCGCCATTTGCGCGGACTGGCGCGGGCGATGCGCGATGACCAGGGCCAGGCGGTGCGGGTGGTCGGAGTCAACGAAGACATCAGCGAACGGGTGCGCGCAACGCGCCGCCTGGCGGTCGAGGAAGCCAAGTTCCGCACCCTGTTTGAGCTGTCCCCGGTCGGCATCGCCATGAACGACTTCCATACCGGACAGTGGCTTGAGTTCAACCGCGCCGTGCATGAGCCGGCCGGCTACAGCCCCGAGGAATTTCGTCGGCTCGCCTATTGGGATGTAACCCCGTCCGCGTACAAAGCCGATGAGGAACGCGCGCTTGAATCCCTGCGCGCCACCGGCGCCTACGGCCCCTATGAGAAGGAATACATCCACAAGGACGGACACCGCTACCCGGTGTTGCTCAACGGCTTCAAAACCACCGATGCCGAGGGCCGCGAGGTCATCTGGTCGATTGTCCAGGACATTTCGGCGCTCAAGCAGGCCGAGCAAGGCATCAAGGAACGCGAGCAGCGCCTGAAGCAGCTCGCCGCCCACAGCCGCACCGTGACCTGGGAAGTCGACGCCCAGGGTTGCTATACCTATGTCAGCGAGGTGGCCAGGCTCGTCTGGGGCTATGCGCCAGAGGAACTCATCCATCGCCACCATTTCTACGACCTGCACCCCGAGGCGGAGCGCGCGGCGTTTAAGGCAGCGGTCTTTGCCGCCTTCGCGCGCCATGAGACCTTTACCGGGCTGCTCAACCCGGTGATCCATCAAGACGGACGCGTGCTGTGGATGTCTACCCATGCCTTTCCCGTTGTCAATGATCAGGGCGACTTGCTGAGCTACCGCGGCAGTGATCTCGATGTGACCGATTCCGTCCTGGCCAAGCGGGCGCTGGAAGCGGAGAAAGAGCGTTTCCAGGGTATTTTCGAGCAGACCGGCAGCGGCGTGGCGGTGTATCAACCGGTCGATGACGGCGAGGATTTTGTTTTTACCCAATACAACAGCGCCGCCGAACGCATGGATCAGACCCGCCGCGAGGCTGTGATTGGGCGCCGCTTGAGCGAGTGTTTCCCGGGCGCCGAGGCCATGGGCTTGCTCGCGTTGCTGCGCCGAGTGGCGCGCACCGGCGACAGCGAGCATGTGCCGATCTCGGTCTACCAGCACGAAGACTTGAAAGTCTGGCGCGAAAACACCGTCTTTAAGCTCTCTTCCGGCGAAGTCGTTGCCGTGTACAATGATCTTACCGGAATCAAGCAGGCGCAGGAAACCGCGGAACGCGCCAACCACGCCAAAAGCCAGTTTCTGGCCAATATGAGCCATGAAATCCGCACCCCGATGAACGCTGTCATTGGGCTGAGCGACCTGCTGCTGCACACCCCGCTCGACCCGAAACAGCGCGACTACCTGGGCAAGATTCGCGACTCCTCGCGCATGCTGCTTGGCATCATCAACGACATTCTGGACTACTCCAAAATCGAAGCCGGCAAACTGGAGCTGGACCCGCAGCCCTTCCGTCTGGAGGATCTACTGGATCAACTGCGCACGCTCTTTGCCGCTGCCGCCGATGCGTGCGGGATCGAGCTGATTTTCGAGTTAGCCATTGACCATCCATGCACCTTGGTTGGTGACGCACTGCGCTTGGCCCAGGTGCTGACCAATCTGCTCGGTAACGCCATCAAGTTCACCGAACAGGGCCAGGTGTGTCTGGCCATTCGCGAGCAGGAGGTCACCGACGCCGACATGGCACTGGAATTCGCGGTGTCCGACACCGGCATTGGCATCGCGCCCGCGCAGCTCAAGCGGCTGTTCCATGCCTTCTCCCAGGCCGACACCTCCACCACGCGTAAATACGGCGGCACCGGGCTGGGGCTGGTCATCAGCCAGCGCCTGGTCGAGCGCATGGACGGCGAGCTGCGGGTGGAATCCAGCGCCGGTGAGGGCAGCACCTTTTTCTTTCACATCCGACTGCCGCTGGCCGCCGACGCTGATGCGGATCTGGGCGCTGATCCGGCCTCCCTTGCGCTCGAAGCGGGCGCCCGAGTCCTGGTGGTTGACGATCATGCGGCCGCGCGCACTCTGTTGCGCGACATGCTGGAGTCCCAGGGCGCGGTGGTGGAAGAGGCCGACAGCGGCGCGGCGGCCATCGCGGCCGTGCAGCGCGCCGAACAGGCCAAGACACCTTTTGCCCTCATCCTGATGGATTGGAAAATGCCCGGCGAACTCGACGGCATCCAGACCCTGGAGCGCCTGCAAGCCTTGCGCGAGCGCGGCGAACTCAGCCAGGGCGTGATTCCGGCACTGATCGTCAGCGCCTACAATGCCGATGAACTCGAGCCGCACGCCAGCCTCTATGGCGCCTTTGTCAGCAAGCCGATCACCCCACGCGCGCTCTTCAACGCCATCAACCAGGCCCGCAGCGGAGCGGATCGGCGCGCCGAGGTCCCCGCCCGGGCCGCACCCAACTTCCGCCATCACAGCGTATTGCTGGTGGAGGATAACCCGCTCAATCAGGAAGTCGCCCGCGCCATTCTGGAGCGCACCGGGGTGCGCGTCATCCTAGCGGAAAACGGCCGCGAGGCGGTGGATCAGTTCGCACAGCACGGCGAGGACATTGATCTGATTCTGATGGATCTGCAAATGCCGGTCATGGACGGTTTCGAGGCCAGCCAGCGCATCCGCGAACACGACAAAACCATCCCGATCATCGCCCTGTCCGCCGCCGTGATGGAGGATGATCGCACCCGCGCCGCCGCCGCCGGAATGAATGACCATCTGGCCAAACCCATCGACAGCCAAGCGTTGCTTGCCACCCTTGGCCAGTGGCTGCGCGCCGGGGACAACCCGGTCGAAGCGGCGGACCGGCCTGTCGCCGCGCCCAGCGCGGTCGCGCACCAGCAGCCAGCCCAGCCCCCGGCCCATTCCACCGCCCAGCCCACCGCGTTCACGGCCATCGATTCCGTCATCGATTCCGCCATCGACACGGGCGGCGGACTCAAGCGCTTCGAGGGCGACCAGGCCCTGTATCTGCGCACCTTGCACGGCTTGCGCGCGCAACTCGACGGCGAACTCTCCGCCCTGCCCGAGGCCCTGGCAAACCCCGATGATCCGCTCACCAAACGCCTGCTCCACACGCTGAAAGGCCTCGCCGCCATGGTCGGCGCCAATACGCTGGCTGAACGTGCCGCGACCCTGGAAACCCGTCTGCGCGACCATGGCCGGCCGCGGGATGAGGACATCCGCGCCTTTGCCCAAGCGCTATCGAAGGTGCGCGAACAACTGGAACAACTCCCGCAACCGGTTGCCCGCGAGCGCGCGCGCAAGGAGACGCCGCACAATCCCGAGGCCGAGCCGCTGACAGAACCCTTGGCCGAACCGCTGGCCGAGACCATCGCCACCGTGCTGCGCGCCCTGTCCCAGGGAGAACTCATCGACGATGCACCCATGGCCGTGATTCTCGATCACCTCGCGCGCCAGGTCGATCCGGCCGCCGCCCAGGAACTCCAAGCGCGCATCGAGCAGTTCGAGCATGATGAAGCCGCCGAATTGCTGCGCCAACTGGCCGCGCGCGCCGGTATTCAGTTCAAGCACACCGACTGA
- the alaC gene encoding alanine transaminase: MVAPQPNFSRIERLPPYVFNIVNELKAAARARGEDIIDFGMGNPDQPTPEHIVDKLVEVAQRRDTHRYSVSRGIPRLRRAICRWYQDRYAVTLDPETQSIVTIGSKEGLAHLAMATMAAGDTVLVPNPAYPIHPYGFIIAGADVRHVKLTPEVDFFEELQRAILDSWPRPKMLVLNFPGNPTTQCVELDFFEKVIDIAREHGIWVVHDLAYADIVFDGYKAPSILQVPGALDYAVEFFSMSKSYNMPGWRIGFMCGNPTMVAALARMKSYLDYGTFTPIQVAAIHALESSQDCVAEIRDQYQSRRDVLCESLQAAGWPVEKPRATMFVWARIPEAYRAMGSLEFAKKLLKDAKVAVSPGIGFGDYGDDHVRFALIENEHRTRQAVKGIKQMLRDDARTGFTATAG; this comes from the coding sequence GTGGTCGCGCCGCAGCCCAACTTTAGCCGCATCGAGCGGCTTCCGCCCTATGTTTTCAACATTGTCAATGAGTTGAAGGCAGCGGCGCGAGCGCGCGGCGAGGATATCATCGACTTCGGCATGGGCAATCCAGATCAGCCGACGCCCGAGCATATCGTCGACAAGCTGGTTGAGGTTGCCCAGCGCCGCGATACCCATCGCTATTCGGTCTCGCGCGGCATCCCGCGCCTGCGCCGCGCCATCTGCCGCTGGTATCAGGACCGCTACGCTGTCACGCTCGACCCCGAGACTCAGTCCATTGTCACCATCGGCAGCAAGGAGGGGCTCGCGCACCTGGCCATGGCCACCATGGCCGCGGGCGATACCGTGCTGGTGCCCAATCCGGCGTATCCGATTCATCCCTACGGCTTCATCATCGCTGGTGCCGATGTGCGCCACGTCAAGCTGACGCCCGAGGTGGACTTTTTTGAGGAGCTGCAGCGCGCCATACTGGATTCCTGGCCGCGCCCGAAGATGCTGGTGCTAAATTTCCCCGGCAATCCGACAACGCAGTGCGTGGAGCTGGACTTTTTCGAGAAGGTCATCGACATTGCTCGCGAGCACGGCATCTGGGTGGTACATGATCTGGCTTATGCCGACATCGTCTTCGACGGCTACAAGGCGCCTTCCATCCTGCAGGTACCGGGTGCGCTCGACTATGCCGTAGAGTTTTTCTCCATGTCAAAAAGCTACAACATGCCGGGCTGGCGCATCGGTTTCATGTGCGGTAATCCGACCATGGTCGCGGCGCTTGCGCGCATGAAGTCTTACCTGGACTATGGCACCTTCACGCCCATTCAAGTCGCGGCCATTCATGCGCTCGAGTCCTCGCAGGACTGCGTCGCTGAAATTCGCGACCAGTACCAAAGCCGCCGCGATGTGCTCTGCGAGAGCCTGCAGGCTGCCGGCTGGCCGGTCGAGAAGCCGCGCGCGACCATGTTCGTTTGGGCGCGCATCCCTGAGGCCTATCGCGCTATGGGCTCGCTGGAATTCGCCAAAAAGCTGCTTAAGGATGCCAAAGTGGCAGTCTCGCCCGGCATTGGCTTTGGCGACTATGGCGACGATCATGTGCGCTTCGCGCTGATCGAGAACGAGCACCGCACCCGTCAGGCGGTGAAGGGCATCAAGCAGATGCTGCGCGACGACGCGCGCACCGGCTTTACCGCGACAGCCGGCTGA
- a CDS encoding homoserine dehydrogenase produces the protein MEPVNIGLLGLGTVGGGTVSVLTGNAEEIARRAGREIRIAHAAARDYDPSRFSGLEKIGKISDDAFAVVDDPEIDIVIELIGGYSPARELVLKAIENGKHVVTANKALIALHGNEIFAAAQAKGVTVAFEAAVAGGIPIIKALREGLAANHVEWIAGIINGTGNFILTEMRDKGRAFADALAEAQTLGYAEADPTFDVEGIDAAHKLTILGSLAFGIPLQFDKTFTEGISHIEPQDVAYSAELGYRIKHLGIARRTPDGIELRVHPTLIPHRRLIANVDGVMNAVLVKCDAVGPTLYYGAGAGALPTASAVVADVVDITRALTTDPTNRVPHLAFQPDELSDTPVLPIEAVETAYYLRLLALDRSGVMAAIAGILGEEGISIEAIQQKEPEEGETHVPIIMLTHRVKEGDMNRAITRIEALEAVHGKVVRIRLESLEG, from the coding sequence ATGGAGCCCGTCAACATCGGACTCTTGGGCCTGGGCACGGTCGGCGGCGGCACCGTCTCCGTGCTGACCGGCAATGCCGAGGAAATTGCCCGCCGCGCGGGGCGCGAGATCCGCATCGCCCATGCGGCGGCGCGCGACTATGACCCGAGCCGCTTCTCGGGGCTGGAAAAGATCGGCAAGATTTCCGACGACGCCTTCGCCGTGGTTGATGACCCGGAAATCGACATCGTCATTGAGCTGATCGGCGGCTACTCGCCGGCGCGCGAGCTGGTGCTTAAGGCAATTGAGAACGGCAAGCACGTGGTCACCGCCAACAAGGCGCTGATCGCATTGCATGGCAATGAAATCTTCGCTGCTGCCCAGGCCAAGGGCGTGACCGTGGCCTTCGAGGCCGCAGTGGCCGGCGGAATACCCATCATCAAGGCGCTGCGCGAGGGTCTGGCGGCAAATCATGTCGAGTGGATCGCCGGCATCATCAACGGTACCGGCAATTTCATCCTGACTGAAATGCGCGACAAAGGCCGGGCCTTTGCCGATGCGCTGGCCGAGGCGCAAACGCTCGGTTATGCCGAGGCCGACCCGACCTTCGACGTCGAGGGCATTGACGCCGCGCACAAGCTCACCATTCTCGGCTCCCTCGCATTTGGCATCCCGCTGCAGTTTGACAAGACCTTTACCGAGGGCATTTCGCATATCGAGCCCCAGGATGTCGCCTATTCCGCTGAGCTTGGCTACCGCATCAAGCATCTTGGTATCGCGCGGCGCACCCCGGACGGCATCGAGTTGCGCGTGCATCCGACGCTCATCCCGCACCGCCGGCTCATCGCCAATGTTGATGGCGTGATGAACGCAGTGCTGGTCAAGTGCGATGCCGTCGGCCCCACGCTCTACTATGGCGCCGGCGCCGGCGCGCTGCCGACTGCCTCCGCCGTGGTGGCCGACGTGGTCGACATCACCCGCGCCCTGACCACCGACCCGACCAATCGGGTGCCGCATCTCGCCTTCCAGCCCGACGAGCTGAGCGATACCCCGGTGCTGCCGATTGAAGCCGTCGAGACGGCCTATTATCTGCGCCTGCTCGCGCTCGACCGCTCCGGCGTCATGGCCGCCATCGCCGGCATTCTGGGCGAGGAGGGCATCAGCATCGAGGCCATCCAGCAGAAAGAACCCGAGGAAGGCGAGACCCATGTGCCAATCATCATGCTCACCCATCGCGTCAAGGAAGGCGACATGAACCGCGCCATCACCCGTATAGAGGCGCTGGAGGCCGTGCATGGCAAGGTGGTGCGCATCCGGCTCGAGTCGCTCGAAGGCTGA
- a CDS encoding BolA family protein — protein METEAMEQLIRDGLPGAEVQVSGDGSHFDAIVVSESFEGLTPLKKQRLVMDTVREQIASGELHALSIKTLTPAQSADEHRL, from the coding sequence ATGGAAACAGAAGCAATGGAGCAGTTGATCCGCGATGGATTACCTGGCGCCGAGGTGCAGGTGAGCGGCGACGGCAGTCATTTCGACGCCATTGTCGTCAGCGAGTCCTTCGAGGGACTGACGCCGCTAAAAAAACAACGTCTGGTCATGGACACAGTGCGCGAGCAGATCGCGAGCGGGGAGCTGCATGCGTTGTCCATCAAAACCCTGACTCCAGCTCAATCGGCGGACGAGCACCGGTTGTAA
- a CDS encoding NAD(+) synthase, producing the protein MTDARTPHAGDFFNLYRQGMVRVAVCVPEVVVANPRANAEASIRLARQAAAEGALLALFPELGLSAYSNEDLFQQQALLDASLAALDAVRGASRELPTLLAVGLPLAVDGRLFNTAVLVHQGRLLGAAPKSYLPNYREFYEKRQFSPAGEALSRDISLLGETVPFGNDLLFEAQELPGCVLHLELCEDLWTPLPPSTYAALAGATLLLNLSASNITIGKATERHALCAAQSGKCIAAYLYSAAGPGESSTDLAWDGHAVIYENGQLLAESKRFAPGEQMIFSDIDLDLLVGERRRRTSFGDTAASERERLRGMRRISFTPQLPAGDLSLKRRLERFPFVPADSQTRDQGCFEAYNIQVQALAKRLLATGIERLVIGISGGLDSTQALLVAARTMDRLGLPRANVLAYTLPGFATSEQTRANAWALMRALGVSAQEIDIRPSCLQMLKDLGHPFADGQPVHDVAFENVQAGERTSHLFRLANHHQALVLGTGDLSEIALGWSTYGVGDQMSHYNVNASVSKTLIQYLIRWLIDSHQFDDATNAVLRSILATEISPELVPPDAEGHIQSTQDIIGPYELQDFNLYYISHFGMRPSKVAFLAWHAWHDCTRGPWPDGMGAADRREYDLPTIRQWLEVFLRRFFGSSQFKRSCMPNGPKVGSGGSLSPRGDWRAPSDAVPDVWLEELRRNVPDAPMPH; encoded by the coding sequence ATGACGGATGCACGGACGCCCCACGCCGGGGACTTCTTTAACCTCTACCGCCAGGGCATGGTGCGCGTCGCAGTCTGCGTGCCCGAGGTAGTCGTAGCCAATCCCCGGGCCAATGCCGAGGCGAGCATCCGGCTGGCACGCCAAGCCGCGGCCGAGGGCGCGCTACTGGCCCTCTTCCCTGAGCTTGGGCTCTCGGCTTACAGCAATGAGGATCTGTTCCAGCAGCAGGCGTTGCTCGATGCCAGCCTGGCGGCGCTCGATGCCGTGCGCGGGGCAAGCCGGGAACTGCCGACACTGCTGGCGGTCGGCCTGCCGCTGGCGGTGGATGGGCGCCTGTTCAACACCGCCGTGCTGGTGCATCAGGGGCGGCTGCTTGGCGCGGCACCCAAGAGCTACTTGCCAAATTATCGGGAATTCTACGAGAAACGACAATTCAGCCCCGCCGGCGAGGCGCTAAGCCGGGACATCTCCCTGCTGGGCGAGACCGTCCCCTTCGGCAATGACCTGTTATTCGAGGCACAAGAGCTGCCCGGCTGCGTGCTGCATCTGGAGCTGTGCGAGGACCTGTGGACGCCCTTACCGCCGAGCACCTATGCCGCGCTGGCTGGCGCCACCCTGCTGCTGAATCTCTCGGCCAGCAACATCACCATCGGCAAGGCGACTGAACGGCATGCCCTGTGCGCGGCCCAGTCCGGCAAGTGCATCGCGGCCTATCTGTATTCCGCCGCCGGCCCGGGCGAGTCGAGCACGGATTTGGCCTGGGACGGCCATGCGGTGATTTACGAAAATGGCCAGCTGCTGGCAGAGTCCAAGCGTTTCGCGCCTGGCGAGCAAATGATCTTTTCCGACATCGACCTCGACCTGCTGGTCGGCGAGCGTCGCCGACGCACCAGCTTCGGCGATACGGCGGCGAGTGAGCGCGAGCGCCTGCGTGGGATGCGGCGGATCAGTTTCACGCCTCAGCTACCCGCCGGCGATCTTAGCCTCAAGCGGCGGCTGGAGCGCTTCCCCTTCGTGCCGGCGGACAGCCAAACCCGCGACCAGGGCTGCTTCGAGGCCTACAACATTCAGGTGCAGGCGCTGGCCAAGCGGCTCTTGGCAACCGGCATCGAGCGGCTGGTCATTGGCATCTCCGGCGGGCTGGACTCCACCCAGGCGCTGCTGGTGGCCGCGCGCACCATGGATCGGCTCGGGCTGCCGCGCGCCAATGTGCTGGCCTACACCCTGCCCGGCTTTGCCACCAGCGAGCAGACCCGCGCCAACGCCTGGGCACTGATGCGGGCGCTCGGCGTGAGCGCACAAGAAATCGACATCCGCCCATCCTGCCTGCAAATGCTCAAGGACCTTGGCCATCCGTTCGCCGACGGCCAGCCGGTGCATGATGTCGCCTTCGAGAACGTGCAGGCCGGGGAGCGCACTTCGCATCTGTTCCGGCTTGCCAACCATCACCAAGCGTTGGTGCTGGGCACCGGGGATCTATCCGAGATCGCCCTGGGCTGGTCCACCTACGGCGTGGGCGACCAGATGTCGCACTACAACGTGAATGCCTCAGTCAGCAAGACGCTGATTCAATATCTGATCCGCTGGCTGATCGACAGCCACCAGTTCGATGACGCCACCAATGCGGTACTGCGAAGCATTTTGGCGACAGAAATATCCCCCGAGCTGGTTCCGCCCGATGCCGAGGGTCATATCCAAAGCACCCAGGACATCATCGGTCCTTACGAGCTACAGGACTTCAACCTCTATTACATCAGCCATTTCGGCATGCGCCCGAGCAAGGTAGCCTTCCTTGCCTGGCATGCCTGGCATGATTGCACGCGCGGGCCCTGGCCTGATGGCATGGGAGCAGCGGACCGGCGCGAGTACGATCTACCCACCATCCGCCAGTGGCTGGAAGTGTTCTTACGGCGCTTTTTCGGCAGCAGTCAATTCAAGCGCAGCTGCATGCCCAATGGGCCCAAGGTCGGCTCGGGTGGCTCCCTGTCACCGCGCGGCGACTGGCGCGCACCGAGCGATGCGGTGCCGGATGTGTGGTTGGAGGAATTGCGCCGTAATGTGCCCGATGCGCCAATGCCCCACTAG
- a CDS encoding sensor histidine kinase — protein MKEVEITRALHLDRSQVVALDTHSFLNILNVLNLELSDLADQCGFEDEFRQSSDRIFQLADDMSNPDVAYDRIAGLHEDISAIKHQVEWNITDEHRSSPETRAILENLNSIFAVLRKRISDLQARIDDSLSWREFEIIQVIEDFQKVFGAIAKNSKGRFRITNNIAAQESQDYYVDFKIDSSEEPLIRMPPVVIDVIRDLLANARKYTSPGGRINAGVWSDDTGLCIIVEDSGYGIPEDEIESVIDYGQRASNVQERRTMGGGFGLTKAYFICKELGGRFWIRSELNRSTRIRMMIPKHPGTDCNCP, from the coding sequence ATGAAAGAAGTTGAGATCACACGAGCACTGCATCTGGATCGCTCCCAGGTGGTTGCGCTGGATACGCATTCGTTTCTTAACATTTTAAACGTGCTCAACCTGGAGCTTTCTGACCTGGCGGATCAATGTGGTTTTGAAGACGAATTTCGCCAAAGTAGCGATCGCATTTTTCAGCTTGCCGATGACATGTCGAACCCGGATGTCGCTTATGACCGAATCGCCGGACTGCATGAGGACATCTCCGCGATCAAGCATCAAGTGGAATGGAACATCACGGACGAGCACAGAAGCTCGCCGGAGACGCGCGCGATCCTGGAGAATCTCAATTCCATTTTCGCTGTCCTGCGCAAGCGGATCAGCGATCTCCAGGCGCGCATTGACGACTCGCTGAGCTGGCGCGAATTTGAAATCATCCAGGTGATTGAGGATTTTCAGAAAGTCTTCGGGGCAATCGCAAAAAACAGCAAAGGCCGTTTCCGCATCACCAATAACATCGCCGCTCAGGAGTCTCAAGACTATTACGTCGACTTCAAAATCGACAGCAGCGAGGAGCCCTTGATCCGCATGCCGCCGGTGGTGATTGATGTCATCCGCGATCTGCTTGCCAATGCGCGCAAATACACTTCGCCGGGCGGGCGGATCAATGCCGGCGTTTGGAGTGATGACACCGGCTTGTGCATCATTGTGGAAGACTCCGGCTACGGCATCCCCGAGGATGAAATCGAGTCCGTCATCGACTACGGGCAGCGCGCATCAAATGTCCAGGAACGGCGCACCATGGGCGGCGGCTTCGGGCTGACCAAGGCCTATTTCATCTGTAAAGAACTCGGTGGACGCTTTTGGATTCGATCGGAGCTCAATCGCAGCACCCGAATTCGAATGATGATCCCAAAGCACCCCGGCACGGACTGCAACTGCCCCTAA